A part of Candidatus Eisenbacteria bacterium genomic DNA contains:
- a CDS encoding MerR family transcriptional regulator: MGSAAKLLKIGDLARRTGKSVRALHLYEELGLLSPTARSQGGFRLYDESAFTRIRWIELLQDSGFSLHQIQSLLSAWKATRYGPDAMAQIREIFEKRLAEARDAIARYQTLERELIGSLEYLSACQTCRPPRTTQEDCPQCPVDHGMKEEPALVAGFHHGGNGHGSNGHTIPLQVVTENP; this comes from the coding sequence ATGGGATCAGCAGCAAAGCTCCTGAAAATTGGGGACTTGGCCCGGAGGACGGGAAAGTCGGTCCGGGCGCTCCACCTCTACGAAGAGCTGGGGCTCCTGAGCCCCACGGCGCGGTCGCAGGGCGGCTTCCGTCTCTATGACGAGTCGGCGTTCACGCGGATCCGATGGATCGAGCTGCTCCAGGACAGCGGCTTCTCGCTCCATCAGATCCAGTCGCTTCTCAGCGCGTGGAAGGCGACCCGGTACGGGCCCGACGCGATGGCCCAGATCCGGGAGATCTTCGAGAAGCGCCTCGCGGAAGCGAGGGACGCGATCGCTCGCTACCAGACGCTCGAGCGCGAGCTCATCGGCTCGCTCGAGTATCTGAGCGCGTGCCAGACGTGCCGGCCGCCTCGGACCACCCAGGAAGACTGCCCGCAGTGCCCGGTGGACCATGGCATGAAGGAGGAGCCCGCGCTGGTGGCCGGATTCCATCACGGGGGCAACGGTCACGGAAGCAACGGTCACACGATTCCTTTGCAGGTGGTGACGGAGAACCCATGA
- the sufC gene encoding Fe-S cluster assembly ATPase SufC: MSSNATLEIKNLHVSVEGKPILKGLNLKVGKGEVHALMGPNGSGKSTLANALMGNPKYEITDGQILLNGEDILELSADERGRKGLFLAFQYPTAIPGVSLANFLRMALTARRKEMGEEKPLPPKEFRALVTEKMKLLKMDESFAGRYINDGFSGGEKKRAEILQMAVLRPEIAVLDETDSGLDIDALRIVSDGVNALAGPDLGVLLITHYQRILNYIKPQFVHVLVDGRIVKSGGPELAHELEAQGYDWVREVQAA, translated from the coding sequence ATGAGCTCGAACGCGACGTTGGAAATCAAGAATCTGCACGTGTCCGTCGAAGGGAAGCCCATTCTGAAGGGCCTGAACCTCAAGGTGGGGAAGGGCGAGGTCCACGCCCTCATGGGCCCCAACGGCTCGGGCAAGAGCACGCTCGCGAACGCGCTCATGGGGAATCCGAAGTACGAGATCACGGACGGGCAAATCCTCCTGAACGGCGAGGACATCCTCGAGCTGTCCGCCGACGAGCGTGGCCGGAAGGGACTCTTCCTCGCGTTCCAGTACCCGACGGCCATCCCCGGCGTCAGCCTCGCGAACTTCCTGCGCATGGCGCTCACCGCGCGGCGGAAGGAGATGGGCGAGGAGAAGCCGCTCCCGCCGAAGGAGTTCCGCGCCCTCGTGACCGAGAAGATGAAGCTCCTCAAGATGGACGAGTCCTTCGCCGGCCGCTACATCAACGACGGATTCTCGGGAGGCGAGAAGAAGCGCGCGGAGATCCTCCAGATGGCGGTGCTCCGGCCCGAGATCGCGGTGCTCGACGAGACCGACTCGGGTCTCGACATCGACGCGCTCCGGATCGTGTCGGACGGCGTGAACGCGCTGGCCGGACCGGATCTCGGGGTGCTCCTGATCACCCACTACCAGCGGATCTTGAACTACATCAAGCCGCAATTCGTCCACGTGCTGGTCGACGGCCGCATCGTGAAGTCCGGCGGCCCGGAGCTGGCCCACGAGCTGGAAGCCCAGGGGTACGACTGGGTCCGCGAGGTCCAGGCCGCCTAG
- a CDS encoding iron-sulfur cluster assembly accessory protein, with protein sequence MSEIEEQVGTSGAAPANPANGSVTLTEAAVEWVKRIRAKEGKEDQALRLGVKAGGCSGYSYFMGFTNAERPGDLVLQYEGLRVFVDPKSLAILDGTTVDYQRGLLGTGLQFQNPRVKKSCGCGDSFSL encoded by the coding sequence ATGAGCGAGATCGAGGAGCAGGTTGGAACGAGCGGAGCCGCCCCCGCGAATCCCGCGAACGGAAGCGTCACGCTGACGGAAGCCGCGGTCGAGTGGGTGAAGCGCATCCGCGCCAAGGAAGGGAAGGAAGACCAGGCCCTCCGCCTCGGAGTCAAGGCGGGCGGCTGCTCGGGCTACAGCTACTTCATGGGATTCACGAACGCGGAGCGCCCGGGCGACCTGGTGCTCCAGTACGAAGGATTGCGGGTCTTCGTCGATCCGAAGTCGCTCGCGATCCTGGACGGCACCACGGTCGATTACCAGCGGGGTCTTCTCGGAACCGGTCTTCAGTTCCAGAACCCCCGCGTCAAGAAGTCCTGCGGCTGCGGCGACAGCTTCAGCCTGTGA